A genomic stretch from Nitrospirota bacterium includes:
- the lysA gene encoding diaminopimelate decarboxylase — MHDFTYIGSELYCEKVPVWKIAQEVGTPVYIYSSGTLRNHYQAFDNAFEGIPHIVCFAVKANSNLAILKLFASHGGGADIVSGGELFRALKAGVDPAKIVFAGIGKTGEEISFALKSKILMFNVESSLELQKINEVAGNLGVKARVALRVNPDIDPKTHPYISTGLKKSKFGIAIKNALEEYQLASTLPNIEVVGIHKHIGSQITEIGPFVAAMEKILILVKELKETGIDIKYIDAGGGLGIQYGQEKPPHPKELGKVLLPMIKDTGCTLILEPGRVLVGNAGTLVTKVLYLKSGETKNFVIVDAGMNDLLRPSLYEAHHEIVPVAKRAVESFKADIVGPICESGDFLAKDRDIKKPEPGDLLAVMSAGAYGFTMSSNYNSRPRVAEVMVDGDTYTVIRKRESYEDLIRGEL; from the coding sequence ATGCATGACTTTACATATATAGGAAGTGAACTTTATTGTGAGAAGGTTCCTGTATGGAAGATAGCTCAGGAGGTTGGAACCCCTGTCTACATTTACAGTTCAGGCACTCTTCGAAATCACTATCAGGCATTTGACAATGCATTTGAGGGGATACCCCATATCGTATGTTTTGCCGTAAAGGCAAACTCAAACCTTGCGATACTGAAGCTCTTTGCCTCGCATGGCGGAGGCGCTGATATTGTGTCCGGCGGCGAGTTATTCCGGGCGCTCAAGGCAGGAGTTGACCCTGCTAAGATAGTCTTTGCAGGCATAGGCAAGACCGGTGAGGAGATCTCCTTTGCACTAAAATCAAAAATACTCATGTTCAACGTTGAATCTTCTCTTGAACTTCAGAAGATCAACGAGGTGGCAGGAAACCTCGGAGTTAAGGCCAGGGTGGCACTGCGCGTTAATCCGGACATAGACCCTAAGACTCACCCATATATTTCCACAGGCCTGAAGAAAAGCAAATTCGGGATCGCTATAAAAAACGCACTCGAAGAATACCAGCTTGCCTCTACCCTGCCAAACATAGAGGTAGTCGGGATCCATAAACATATTGGGTCTCAGATAACAGAGATAGGCCCGTTTGTGGCTGCAATGGAAAAGATTCTGATTCTTGTAAAAGAACTGAAGGAAACAGGTATTGACATAAAATATATTGATGCCGGAGGCGGGCTCGGCATCCAATACGGGCAAGAGAAACCTCCCCATCCAAAGGAGCTTGGCAAGGTACTCTTGCCGATGATTAAAGATACCGGATGCACTCTGATACTCGAACCTGGACGGGTCCTGGTCGGTAATGCAGGTACGCTTGTGACCAAAGTGCTATATCTTAAATCAGGAGAGACTAAAAACTTCGTCATCGTTGACGCAGGGATGAACGACCTTCTAAGACCCAGCCTATACGAGGCCCATCACGAAATAGTGCCTGTTGCAAAACGGGCAGTTGAATCTTTTAAGGCTGACATAGTCGGTCCTATATGTGAATCAGGTGATTTCCTTGCTAAAGACCGGGATATAAAGAAACCTGAACCAGGGGATCTGCTTGCAGTAATGAGTGCAGGGGCCTACGGATTTACCATGTCTTCAAATTATAATTCCCGACCACGGGTTGCTGAGGTCATGGTTGATGGAGACACGTATACCGTTATAAGAAAGCGTGAGAGTTACGAAGATTTGATCAGAGGAGAATTATAG
- a CDS encoding LL-diaminopimelate aminotransferase: protein MEDEIQKMFAERIGGSKFGKEDKIYKFEKIKRAKAAALKANPGAELIDLGVGEPDDMAPPGVVEVLQKECAKWENRGYADNGILEFKEAASRYMENLYGVKGLNPDKEIIHGIGSKPALAMLPSAFINTGDITLMTVPGYPVMGTHTKWYGGEVINLPLREENNFLPDLASLDRSVRQRAKLLYINYPNNPTGGAATKEFFEKVVRFASKNNIVVVHDAAYAALNFDGKPLSFLSIPGAKDVGIEIHSLSKAFNMTGWRIAFVAGNEKVVNAYGSVKDNYDSGQFRAIQKAGAYALDNASLTTEISRKYERRLKALVDTLKAAAFPARMPRGSFYLYVKIPKRTGDGKAFNSAEDFSEFLIKEKLISSVPWDDVGSYVRFSATFVAKDMTDETRILNEVKKRLSDTTFDF from the coding sequence ATGGAAGATGAGATTCAGAAGATGTTTGCTGAGCGGATAGGCGGAAGCAAGTTCGGCAAGGAAGATAAAATATACAAGTTTGAAAAGATCAAGCGGGCCAAGGCCGCCGCACTCAAGGCAAATCCGGGAGCAGAGTTGATAGACCTGGGTGTGGGTGAACCTGATGACATGGCTCCTCCGGGCGTTGTGGAGGTATTGCAAAAAGAGTGTGCAAAATGGGAAAACAGGGGATATGCTGATAATGGCATTTTGGAGTTCAAAGAAGCTGCTTCCCGATACATGGAAAACCTTTACGGTGTAAAAGGACTTAATCCTGATAAGGAGATCATTCATGGTATAGGCTCTAAACCTGCGCTTGCCATGCTGCCGTCTGCATTTATTAATACCGGAGACATAACACTTATGACAGTCCCTGGTTATCCTGTAATGGGTACTCATACAAAGTGGTATGGCGGTGAGGTTATTAATCTGCCATTAAGAGAGGAGAACAACTTCCTCCCGGATCTTGCTTCTCTTGACAGATCAGTGCGGCAACGTGCGAAATTGCTCTATATCAATTATCCTAATAATCCGACAGGCGGCGCCGCTACAAAAGAGTTTTTCGAGAAGGTTGTAAGGTTTGCCTCGAAGAATAACATAGTAGTTGTTCATGATGCAGCTTATGCAGCACTGAATTTTGACGGAAAACCCCTCAGCTTCCTGTCAATTCCAGGAGCTAAAGATGTCGGCATAGAGATACACTCACTTTCCAAGGCATTCAACATGACCGGCTGGCGTATCGCGTTTGTTGCCGGAAATGAAAAGGTAGTTAATGCATATGGCTCTGTAAAAGACAACTACGATTCCGGGCAGTTCAGGGCCATACAGAAGGCCGGAGCATATGCACTCGATAATGCATCGCTTACGACTGAGATCAGCAGAAAATATGAAAGAAGGTTGAAGGCCCTTGTTGATACACTTAAAGCAGCAGCTTTTCCTGCGAGGATGCCCAGGGGTTCCTTCTATCTTTATGTTAAGATACCGAAGCGGACCGGGGATGGCAAGGCATTCAACTCTGCTGAAGACTTCTCAGAGTTTCTGATAAAGGAAAAACTTATATCGTCGGTACCCTGGGATGACGTTGGCAGTTATGTAAGATTTTCTGCTACTTTTGTGGCAAAGGATATGACTGATGAAACCAGAATTTTAAATGAGGTGAAGAAAAGGTTATCTGATACAACATTTGATTTCTGA
- a CDS encoding DUF3617 family protein, whose amino-acid sequence MKRMVLLILSVSLLFVSHISVAAGGPDFHEGLWEITSVSEMPGMPAMPSVKQNQCMTNKDYVPHSKEEKDSSCTVSDLKTSGNTVTWKMICKSKEGDMDGKGTITYSKDKLDGSSVINMQMPGMGKMQIKNKLTGRRIGNCK is encoded by the coding sequence ATGAAAAGAATGGTTTTGTTGATCTTGTCAGTCAGCCTTTTATTTGTTTCTCATATCTCTGTTGCAGCGGGAGGTCCGGATTTTCATGAGGGTCTTTGGGAGATTACAAGCGTCTCGGAAATGCCCGGTATGCCTGCTATGCCTTCGGTTAAACAAAACCAGTGCATGACCAATAAAGACTATGTCCCGCACAGCAAAGAGGAAAAGGATTCTTCATGCACAGTCAGCGACCTCAAGACAAGTGGTAATACCGTTACATGGAAAATGATATGCAAGTCAAAAGAGGGTGATATGGATGGAAAAGGAACAATCACTTATAGTAAAGATAAGTTAGACGGCAGCTCTGTCATCAACATGCAGATGCCGGGGATGGGCAAGATGCAAATTAAAAACAAGTTGACAGGGCGCAGGATCGGCAATTGTAAATAG
- a CDS encoding 4-hydroxy-tetrahydrodipicolinate synthase — protein MRPVFQGSFVAIITPFRNGKIDEKAYSDLIEFHVANGTDGIVPCGTTGESATLSNDEHNRLVRITVEAAAGRVPVIAGTGSNSTDEAIYFTKYAKECGADAALLITPYYNKPTQEGLYRHFRAIAEEVDIPIILYNVPGRTGVNMFPSTVARLAEEIENIVSIKEASGSMTQICEIYRLCGERLSILSGEDAINFPVLASGGKGMISVTANIVPKEMGDMWDAFKSGDMARARQIHYSIFDLHQIMFVETNPIPVKTALAMMNKCSEEMRLPLCPIADGNRDRLRESLNRYGLI, from the coding sequence ATGAGGCCAGTATTCCAGGGTTCCTTCGTAGCAATTATAACGCCGTTTAGAAATGGCAAGATAGATGAAAAGGCATATAGTGACCTGATCGAGTTTCATGTTGCTAATGGCACAGACGGTATAGTCCCGTGCGGCACTACCGGAGAATCTGCTACCCTGTCCAATGATGAACATAACAGATTGGTAAGGATTACAGTCGAGGCAGCGGCAGGAAGGGTTCCTGTAATAGCTGGTACAGGGTCCAACAGCACTGATGAGGCAATCTACTTTACAAAATATGCTAAAGAGTGCGGGGCTGATGCCGCATTATTGATTACTCCATACTACAACAAACCGACTCAGGAGGGGCTATACAGACACTTCAGGGCAATCGCAGAAGAAGTTGATATTCCTATTATCCTTTATAATGTACCAGGCAGGACCGGGGTTAACATGTTCCCGTCAACCGTTGCAAGACTTGCAGAGGAGATAGAAAATATTGTCTCGATCAAAGAGGCAAGTGGTTCCATGACACAGATCTGTGAGATTTACAGGCTCTGCGGGGAAAGGCTCTCAATACTGTCAGGTGAGGATGCTATTAACTTCCCGGTTCTTGCTTCAGGTGGTAAAGGTATGATCTCCGTAACTGCCAATATAGTCCCCAAAGAGATGGGTGACATGTGGGATGCATTTAAATCAGGAGACATGGCAAGGGCACGTCAGATTCACTACAGTATTTTTGACCTTCATCAGATTATGTTTGTCGAGACAAACCCGATCCCTGTTAAAACCGCACTTGCAATGATGAATAAGTGTAGTGAGGAAATGAGGCTGCCGCTCTGCCCTATTGCGGATGGGAACAGGGACAGACTTAGAGAGTCATTGAATAGATACGGATTGATATAA
- a CDS encoding diaminopimelate epimerase — MKLRFTKMHGLGNDFILIDARNQDLPQLSTFCREYSDRRFGIGFDQALILHPSRSADFRMDIYNADGSQVEMCGNGIRCFAKYIWDRGISVKDELVIETLAGIIKPVKKGDLIQVDMGEPILDGPSIPVNLEGSVKGYLLKIENMDFPITCISMGNPHAVIFENNLLSFPVEKYGPKIENHLLFPKRINVEFVRVDNKGEITVRVWERGAAETLACGTGACAAAVASNLNGHTGREITVHLPGGDLLINWNEKDNHVYMTGPAEEVYSGEIM, encoded by the coding sequence GTGAAACTAAGATTCACAAAGATGCATGGCCTTGGCAATGACTTTATCCTGATTGACGCAAGGAATCAGGACTTGCCGCAGTTGAGTACATTCTGCAGGGAATACTCTGACCGCAGGTTTGGGATTGGCTTTGATCAGGCATTGATCCTCCACCCTTCCAGATCAGCAGATTTCAGGATGGACATTTACAATGCCGATGGTTCGCAGGTGGAGATGTGCGGCAATGGCATCAGGTGTTTTGCAAAATATATCTGGGACAGGGGTATCTCAGTCAAGGATGAACTTGTAATTGAGACCCTGGCTGGAATTATTAAACCGGTTAAAAAGGGAGATTTGATTCAGGTTGACATGGGTGAACCAATTCTCGACGGACCATCCATACCAGTTAATCTTGAAGGCAGTGTTAAGGGGTATCTGCTGAAGATAGAAAACATGGACTTCCCTATTACCTGCATTTCCATGGGTAATCCGCATGCCGTTATCTTTGAGAACAATCTCCTTTCTTTTCCTGTAGAAAAGTATGGCCCTAAAATAGAAAACCATCTCCTTTTTCCCAAGCGAATAAACGTTGAATTCGTCAGGGTGGATAACAAGGGAGAAATTACTGTCAGGGTATGGGAACGGGGTGCTGCCGAGACCCTCGCATGCGGAACAGGCGCTTGCGCCGCAGCAGTAGCATCAAACTTGAATGGACATACCGGAAGGGAGATTACTGTTCATCTTCCAGGCGGCGACCTGCTGATTAACTGGAACGAAAAAGACAACCATGTGTATATGACCGGACCGGCTGAAGAAGTATACAGCGGAGAAATAATGTAG
- a CDS encoding NAD(P)H-dependent oxidoreductase, translating into MSQYQIAVVVGSLRKDSFNRKLANAIVKLAPPEFSFKQVQISDLPLYNQDDDENQAESVKRLKAEIAAAQGLLFVTAEYNRSIPGVLKNAIDHASRPYGQNAWAGKPAGVLGASIGVIGTSMAQQHLRNVLAYLDVPTLGQPEAFIHAKDGLFDEVGNIGADSKEFLQNWINRYVAWVKKHAG; encoded by the coding sequence ATGAGTCAATACCAAATCGCCGTTGTCGTCGGCAGCCTTCGCAAAGATTCTTTCAACCGGAAGCTAGCTAACGCCATTGTAAAACTGGCGCCACCGGAGTTTTCGTTCAAGCAAGTGCAAATCAGCGACTTGCCGCTCTACAACCAGGACGACGACGAGAATCAGGCCGAATCCGTCAAGCGACTAAAGGCCGAAATCGCGGCAGCCCAGGGTCTTCTGTTCGTCACGGCCGAATACAACCGTTCGATCCCTGGGGTGCTCAAGAACGCGATTGACCACGCCTCGCGCCCCTATGGCCAGAACGCTTGGGCGGGCAAGCCCGCTGGCGTGTTGGGTGCTTCGATCGGTGTCATCGGCACGTCCATGGCTCAACAGCATTTGCGCAATGTTCTCGCGTACTTGGACGTGCCGACGCTTGGCCAACCCGAAGCATTCATCCATGCAAAGGATGGGTTGTTTGACGAGGTCGGTAACATCGGTGCAGACAGCAAGGAATTCCTACAGAACTGGATAAACCGCTATGTCGCGTGGGTGAAAAAACACGCTGGCTGA
- the folK gene encoding 2-amino-4-hydroxy-6-hydroxymethyldihydropteridine diphosphokinase, whose product MAANVLINAFIGLGTNLGDRKKHITEAIKFLEDRTDIKIIKSSSLYVTEPIGYVGQDWFLNCVVEVMTTLPPHELLALCLSIEDKMGRTRTMQWGPRIIDLDLLLYNDAVIEEDDLLIPHPNMDKRRFVLAPLVEIAPDVIHPKLNKTVADLLKHLNDTHKVDLYREC is encoded by the coding sequence ATGGCGGCGAATGTCTTGATAAATGCATTTATAGGATTAGGCACTAACCTCGGTGACCGCAAGAAACATATCACAGAGGCAATAAAGTTTCTTGAGGACAGGACTGACATAAAGATCATAAAATCATCCTCATTGTATGTTACAGAACCAATAGGTTATGTAGGTCAGGATTGGTTCCTGAATTGTGTTGTCGAGGTAATGACTACCCTCCCTCCACATGAGCTCCTGGCATTATGTCTGTCTATTGAGGATAAGATGGGCCGCACAAGGACTATGCAATGGGGACCTCGAATTATAGACCTCGACCTTCTCCTGTATAATGACGCAGTCATAGAAGAGGATGACCTGCTTATCCCCCATCCGAACATGGACAAGAGAAGATTTGTCCTTGCCCCTCTTGTTGAAATAGCCCCTGACGTTATACACCCGAAACTCAACAAGACAGTTGCAGATCTCCTGAAGCATCTAAATGATACACATAAGGTGGATTTGTACAGGGAGTGCTGA
- a CDS encoding pantoate--beta-alanine ligase translates to MKVIKDISEMQNLASQFRQEGKTIGFVPTMGALHQGHLSLMEHAKEESDIVIVSIFVNPSQFGPGEDLNQYPRDMEGDIEKTGSAGVDILFTPAPSEIYPEGFRTYVSVEGLSEILCGKTRPGHFRGVSTVVLKLFNIIKPHKSFFGQKDYQQTVIIRRMVKDLNVDTDIIVLPTVREADGLAMSSRNQYLKKDDRKAAAVIYRSLLQAGRLFESGVSGTERLRNTILSVLKEEPSVHTEYISIINPETLEEETFAENGTVIVVAARIGNTRLIDNIILQ, encoded by the coding sequence CTGAAAGTCATAAAAGACATATCAGAGATGCAGAATCTTGCCTCGCAGTTCCGGCAGGAAGGCAAGACTATAGGTTTCGTCCCAACCATGGGAGCACTTCATCAGGGCCATCTCAGCCTGATGGAACATGCAAAAGAAGAATCCGATATCGTTATAGTTTCCATTTTTGTCAACCCATCCCAATTCGGCCCCGGAGAAGATCTGAATCAATACCCGCGGGACATGGAAGGTGATATAGAAAAGACCGGGTCTGCAGGAGTTGATATACTTTTTACTCCTGCCCCGTCCGAAATATACCCGGAAGGCTTCAGGACATATGTATCAGTTGAAGGCCTTTCTGAGATATTGTGCGGTAAAACCAGACCAGGTCATTTCCGGGGTGTATCCACCGTGGTCCTTAAGCTTTTTAACATCATAAAACCTCACAAATCATTCTTCGGTCAGAAAGACTATCAACAAACCGTCATAATAAGACGGATGGTAAAAGACCTTAATGTTGATACAGATATAATTGTTCTACCGACAGTGCGCGAGGCTGACGGCCTTGCCATGAGTTCGAGGAATCAATATCTGAAGAAAGACGACAGAAAGGCTGCTGCTGTTATTTATCGCTCACTCCTGCAGGCAGGCAGGTTATTCGAAAGTGGTGTATCGGGTACAGAAAGATTGAGAAATACCATATTGAGCGTACTTAAGGAAGAACCTTCAGTACATACAGAGTATATTTCTATCATAAACCCTGAGACACTTGAAGAAGAAACATTTGCAGAAAATGGGACAGTAATTGTTGTTGCGGCCCGGATAGGCAATACACGGTTAATTGACAACATAATATTGCAATGA
- the dapB gene encoding 4-hydroxy-tetrahydrodipicolinate reductase, producing MIKAIVTGAAGRMGCSIIRAIHQTEGIEVMGAIEQDGHPLFGRDAGEVAGLSPMKVRIVYGLENVMDRADVVIDFTTPQATIANMEKVAAAGKAWVIGSTGFTREEENKIRGLASKSPCVFSPNMSVGVNVLFRIIKDAAIALGDDYDIEIVEAHHRHKKDAPSGTAMKMAQIVANSLGRDLSVVGKFSRHGITGERDKKEIGVQSIRAGDIVGDHTVMFCGTGERIEITHKAQSRDNFARGAVRAAMWVVKQKPGIYDMLDVLGLKDTK from the coding sequence ATGATCAAGGCAATAGTAACAGGCGCTGCAGGCCGTATGGGATGCAGTATTATACGTGCTATTCATCAGACTGAAGGAATTGAAGTTATGGGCGCTATTGAACAGGACGGGCATCCTCTATTCGGAAGGGATGCAGGTGAGGTTGCCGGATTAAGCCCCATGAAGGTCAGGATAGTGTATGGCCTTGAGAATGTCATGGACAGGGCTGATGTTGTGATTGACTTTACAACCCCTCAGGCAACAATTGCCAATATGGAAAAAGTGGCTGCTGCCGGCAAGGCCTGGGTTATAGGTTCTACAGGTTTCACAAGAGAGGAAGAAAACAAGATCAGAGGCCTTGCCAGTAAATCCCCTTGTGTCTTTTCACCCAATATGAGTGTCGGGGTAAATGTCCTTTTCAGGATCATAAAGGATGCGGCAATCGCTCTGGGAGATGATTACGACATTGAGATAGTCGAGGCGCACCACAGACACAAGAAGGATGCACCAAGCGGGACAGCGATGAAGATGGCTCAGATAGTTGCAAACTCGCTGGGAAGAGACCTCTCAGTCGTAGGTAAATTCAGCCGTCACGGCATAACCGGAGAGCGGGATAAAAAAGAAATAGGCGTTCAGTCAATCAGGGCCGGCGATATTGTCGGTGATCATACCGTAATGTTTTGTGGAACAGGTGAGAGGATTGAAATAACACATAAGGCGCAAAGTCGTGATAACTTCGCCCGAGGGGCAGTAAGGGCAGCCATGTGGGTGGTCAAACAAAAACCAGGCATTTACGATATGTTGGACGTACTTGGACTTAAAGATACAAAATAA
- the murQ gene encoding N-acetylmuramic acid 6-phosphate etherase, translated as MNTEDKKPHSSLLDTLPFDEIITLMNYENLRVMNTINSAKSSISSAINDAAAAIQSGGSLIYIGAGTSGRLGVLDASEIPPTFGVTPDTIKAIIAGGERAITNAVEGAEDDEDEGRKAVNGVTQRDMLLGITASGSTPFTISALREGKRRGAKCWLLTCNDTAYDFTDGIINLPVGPEIIAGSTRLKAGTATKIVLNMISTAAMIKLGKVYKNYMVDVIPSNTKLRKRALNIIQEITACGGEEAETLLDQSGGNAKTSILMYMKGLSCEDAKDLLKLSGDSLRKALGE; from the coding sequence ATGAATACCGAAGACAAGAAACCCCATTCCAGTCTTTTAGATACCTTGCCCTTTGATGAGATAATCACTCTTATGAACTATGAGAATCTCCGTGTCATGAATACAATCAATAGCGCAAAGAGCTCAATATCTTCTGCCATTAATGATGCAGCCGCAGCTATACAATCAGGAGGAAGCCTGATATATATAGGTGCAGGCACAAGCGGACGGCTTGGCGTCCTTGATGCGTCAGAGATCCCGCCGACCTTCGGGGTCACCCCGGATACAATAAAGGCCATAATAGCAGGCGGGGAGCGGGCAATAACCAATGCAGTTGAAGGCGCTGAAGATGATGAGGATGAAGGCAGAAAAGCAGTGAATGGCGTAACCCAAAGAGACATGCTGCTCGGAATCACTGCAAGCGGCTCCACACCATTTACCATATCCGCTCTCAGGGAAGGAAAACGAAGAGGCGCTAAATGCTGGTTATTGACATGTAATGATACAGCGTATGATTTTACCGACGGTATAATTAATCTTCCGGTTGGACCGGAGATTATTGCAGGGTCTACCAGGCTTAAGGCAGGCACCGCCACCAAGATAGTCCTTAACATGATATCTACAGCCGCGATGATAAAATTGGGAAAGGTATATAAAAATTACATGGTGGATGTTATCCCCTCAAACACTAAGTTGAGAAAACGGGCGCTCAATATTATACAGGAGATTACAGCATGCGGGGGTGAAGAGGCGGAGACATTACTTGACCAATCAGGGGGAAACGCAAAGACCTCAATTTTGATGTATATGAAGGGATTAAGTTGTGAAGACGCAAAGGATTTGCTGAAGTTGTCCGGCGATTCACTGAGAAAGGCCCTGGGAGAATGA
- a CDS encoding anhydro-N-acetylmuramic acid kinase, producing MSPGNKGKSGAQSKGKAPRPDTRITRIIGLMSGTSHDGVDAALVEFPLNPPLLKGKIRSPPLEKGGEGGFDSGFSSEINITPVRHIHVPYSKQLRDEIRMAFSGNTELICRLNFTLGNIFAKAVFSLLKDSGFRPEDIDAVASHGQTIYHIPPSGKSTGSTLQIGEASVISERTGILTLSDFRTADMAAGGHGAPLVPMADFLLFSEPGKVRAVLNIGGIANVTIVRDRIDDTVAFDIGPGNSLIDEAMLVISKGGKSFDKNGAFARKGELIPGLLKELLSHPYFRKTFPKSTGRETFGTTMLKYLLNKYGKFKPNDIVSTLTHLTAATVYNSIANFKPDEIILTGGGVNNCFLTGLINDKFKDDGVIIRNISEYGIPAQAKEAMSFAILGYQTLNRKAGNIPSVTGARHGVILGKITTSPHMI from the coding sequence ATGAGCCCCGGGAATAAGGGAAAGTCAGGAGCACAGTCTAAAGGCAAGGCTCCCCGACCAGATACAAGGATAACAAGAATCATCGGCCTCATGTCAGGGACTTCTCATGACGGGGTGGATGCAGCACTGGTGGAATTCCCCCTTAATCCCCCTTTATTAAAGGGTAAAATCAGGTCCCCCCCTTTAGAAAAGGGGGGCGAGGGGGGATTTGATTCGGGGTTTTCAAGTGAAATAAATATTACACCAGTCCGCCACATTCACGTCCCCTACAGCAAACAGCTCCGGGATGAGATCCGTATGGCATTCAGCGGAAACACAGAACTAATCTGCCGCCTGAACTTTACCCTCGGCAATATCTTTGCCAAGGCTGTCTTTTCGTTACTAAAGGATTCAGGCTTCAGACCGGAGGATATAGATGCCGTTGCCTCCCACGGACAAACCATTTACCATATCCCTCCATCGGGTAAAAGCACTGGCTCAACTCTTCAGATTGGCGAGGCATCAGTAATTTCAGAACGGACAGGGATATTAACCTTATCTGATTTCAGGACCGCTGACATGGCCGCAGGAGGACATGGCGCCCCGCTCGTCCCTATGGCAGACTTTCTTCTTTTCAGTGAACCAGGAAAAGTAAGGGCAGTATTAAACATAGGCGGAATTGCTAATGTTACCATAGTCAGGGACAGGATAGATGACACTGTTGCATTCGACATCGGACCAGGTAATTCTTTGATAGATGAGGCAATGCTGGTTATTTCAAAGGGGGGAAAATCATTCGATAAGAACGGGGCATTTGCAAGGAAGGGGGAATTAATCCCGGGACTTCTGAAAGAGCTCCTCTCCCATCCTTACTTCAGGAAGACATTTCCTAAATCTACAGGAAGAGAGACCTTTGGGACAACAATGTTAAAATATCTCTTAAATAAATACGGGAAGTTTAAACCTAATGATATTGTCTCGACCCTCACTCACCTGACAGCTGCAACTGTATATAATTCCATCGCAAATTTTAAACCGGACGAAATTATTCTGACAGGGGGAGGTGTAAATAACTGCTTTCTGACAGGATTGATTAATGACAAGTTTAAGGACGATGGCGTAATAATACGTAATATATCAGAATACGGTATTCCGGCGCAGGCAAAAGAGGCTATGAGTTTTGCCATCCTCGGGTATCAGACTTTAAATAGAAAGGCAGGCAACATCCCTTCTGTTACAGGGGCAAGGCATGGTGTCATCCTGGGCAAGATAACAACCAGTCCCCATATGATCTAA